In Pseudomonas sp. Q1-7, the genomic window GCAGGCTCACCCGGAATGCCAGGTGAGCCTGCATGTGCAAAACACGGCGAATATCGTCCAGCAGATCGCCCTGTACGAACTTGACCTGGGTCTAATCGAAGGTGATTGCCAGCATCCGGACATCGAGGTCCTGCCGTGGGTGGAAGACGAGCTGGTGGTGTTCTGCGCCCCACAGCACCCGCTCGCGGCGAAGGGCCAGGCGAGCCTGGAGGAGTTGAGCCGGGAAGCCTGGGTCCTGCGGGAACGCGGCTCGGGCACGCGGCTCACCTTCGATCAGGCCATGCGCCACCACCCCACGCCGTTGAACATCCGCCTGGAGCTGGAACATACCGAGGCGATCAAGCGGGCCGTGGAATCGGGCCTTGGCATCAGTTGCATTTCGCGGCTGGCGCTGCGGGACGCCTTCCGCCGCGGCAGCCTGGTGCCGGTTGAAACCCCGGGGATCGACCTGCGCCGACAGTTCTATTTCATCTGGCACCGGCAGAAATACCAGACCGCCGCCATGCGCGAGTTCCTCGATCAGTGCCGGGCACTGACCGCCGGGGTGAAACGCAGCGACGAGATCGTGCTGCCGCCGATCGCCTGAGACCTCATCCGAGGAGGATGGTGGCCCAGACCGCCGTAATCAGGGCGAGCGCGGTGAACTGCGCCGCACTGCCCATGTCCTTGGCGTTCTTCGACAGCGGATGACGTTCGAGGGAGATGCGGTCGATGGCCGCTTCCACCGCCGAGTTCAACAGCTCGACGATCAACGCCAGCAAGCAGGCACCGATCATCAAGGCCCGCTCGCCCCGGCTCACATCGAGAAAGAAAGACAGCGGAATCAGCACCGCATTGAGCAGTACCAGTTGGCGGAAAGCGGCTTCGCCGACGAAAGCGGCGCGCAGGCCGTCGAGGGAGTAGCCGGCGGCGTTGAGGACACGTTTGAGGCCCGTCTGGCCTTTGAATGGCGACATAGGAAGAAAGGTTGTTGAAAGGAGCGCGCAGCCTAATGCAACGCGCCTCAAAATTGCGTGAAATGGCCGATTCAGGCCGAGGGAATCGATTCCATCTGTTGCAGCAGCAGCGCGGCCTGGGTGCGGGTACGCACATTGAGCTTGCGGAAGATGGCCGTCACGTGGGCCTTCACCGTGGCCTCGGAGACATGCAACTCGAAAGCGATCTGCTTGTTCAGCAGCCCTTCGCAGACCATGGTCAGCACGCGAAACTGCTGCGGGGTCAGACTGGCCAGGCCTTCACTTGCGGCCTTGGCTTCAGCGGACAGGGCCTGAGCCTCCTCCAACTGCGGTGGCCACCAGGCATCGCCGTCGAGCACCGCGCGCACGGCATCCTGGATGACCTCGAGCGGACTGGACTTGGGAATGAAGCCACTGGCCCCGAACTCGCGGGAGCGGGCGACCACCGAGGCCTCCTCCTGGGCGGAGATCATCACCACCGGAATCTGCGGATACTGGCCACGCAGCAGCACCAGCCCGGAGAACCCATAGGCGCCGGGCATGTTCAGGTCGAGCAGGACCAGGTCCCAATCGGCACGCTCGGCGAGGCGGGTTTCGAGTTCGGCGATGCTCGCCGCCTCCGCCAGCCGCGCATCCGGTCCGAGGCCCAGGGCCAGGGCCTGCTGCAGCGCACTGCGAAACAGCGGATGGTCATCGGCAATGAGGATTTCGTATGAGGCCATGGGCATGTCCTTTTTGTAATGGGCCCAGACACGCCTCGCCGGGGGTAGGGAGAGGCATTTCGGCACAACCGGATACGCTGGCCAGGCCCGAAGCTCGATACGGGCGGGCCGTAAAGCGGCGCCCAGAATGCCGACCCGCGTCGGGGTGGTCAAGTCGCGCGCTTTACGGCAAAGTTCCGGGCTTTTCCAGCCGAGATCCACCATGCGAAGCCAAGCCCTGCGCGCCGATATCCTGATGCTGATCACCGCCGCCATCTGGGGCGCGGCCTTCGTCGCCCAGCGCCTGGGGATGGATGCCATCGGCCCCTTTCTCTATACCGGACTGCGCTTCACCCTCGGCGCCCTCATCCTTCTGCCCCTGCTGCTGGTGTTGCCCAAGCCAGCCGTGAAGCAGCCGTTCAACCGCGGCATGCTGCTCGGCGGCCTGTTGATGGGGCTGGCCCTGTCGCTGGGTATCAACCTGCAGCAGGTGGGCCTGCTGTTCACCACGGTGACCAATTCCGGCTTCATTACCGGCCTGTACGTGATCATAGTCCCGCTGCTGGGCCTCTTCCTCGGCCATCGTACTGGCATGGGCACCTGGCTGGGTGCCTGCCTGGCAGTCGTGGGGATGTTCCTGCTCAGTGTCGGTGAAGGCTTTCAGGTCGCCTCAGGCGACTGGCTGCAGCTGGCCGGCGCCTGCGTCTGGGGCGTGCATGTACTGCTGGTGGGTTACTTCGCCAGCCGCTACGACCCGATCCGCCTTTCCATCCTGCAGTTCGCGGTATGCGCGGTGGTCAGCCTGGTCCTCGCACTGGTGCTCGAAGAGATCAAGGTCGAAGCGATCCTCCAGGCGGGTCCCGCCATCCTTTATGGTGGCGTCATCGCCGTCGCCATCGGCTACACCCTGCAAGTGGTGGCGCAGCGTCATGCCATCGCGTCCCACGCCGCCATCATCCTCTCGCTGGAAGCGGTGTTCGCCGCCATCGCCGGCGCCCTGATGCTGGACGAGTCCCTGCATCCGCGCGGCTACCTCGGCTGCGCCCTGATGTTCACCGGCATGCTGGTGGCGCAACTCTGGCCGCAGAAGGCGATGGCCGAGACGGTCCCGACCGAGGCCAAAGCCTGATCAGAGGTAGCTGCTGAGCGCCTGGTGCGCCAGGCTCGCCTCGTCCAGGGGCAGGGCCCGCTTGGCCCCCAGGTAGCGTTCGGTGAACACGTCCAGGTAGGCGTTCAACGCGCCGCCGGCCCGTTCGTCCCCGGCCAGCTCCAGGCACAGGGCTCCCACCTCAGCGGTGCACAGGTGCTCATCGCGCTTGGAGCGACGCAAGCGATAGCGGGAAATCTGCTCCGGTGAAAGGCTGAGGACCGGGAAGCGATCCAGGTAAGGACTCTTGCGGAACATCTTGCGCGCCTCTGTCCAGGTGGCATCCAGCAGGATGAACAACGGTCGCTTGCGCGCCTCCACCTCGACGCGATCCACCACCCGCTGCGATTCGGCGTACTCGCCGGGGAACACCAGGTAGGGTTGCCATTGTGGGTCTTCCAGCAGAGCGAGCAGTGCATCGTCCACTTCGGTACGCGACCAGCCGAAGGCCCAGGTATCGGGCACCAGATCGGCGATGAGCCAACCGGTGTTGCTGGGTTTCATGGGCTCGGAGTAGTACATCATCAGGCAGACACCGGAGCGCACCGGGACCTTGGGACGCCAGGCGCAGAAGCAATAGTCAAGGGCGACCCGGCACTCCGGACAGCGCGGCGCGCGCGATCCGCGGGCAACGAAGGGACGGGGGCTGCGCGCAAGGCATTCGGCGCGCAGGCGGAAGACGGCGTGACTCATCGAAACGGGTTCCAGTACAGCAGGAGAGTGCCCCGTACCGGCCGAATTGCGGCAAGCAAGGGGGACAGGCGTCAAGGAGGATGGAGCGATTCTACCAGAGGTGCCTGGCCGTGCCGGCGACCGTCTGGAGCCGAATTTTCACGCGACAAGCACTGCAGGCGAACGCACAATTGCCGCGCTGGTCAAACGGCTACTTTTCGTCAGGAGATTCCCATGCTGCGCCTCACCGCCCTCGCCCTTTGCGCGACCTTGCCCTTCTTTGCCCAGGCCACGTCGCTCAAGGACTTCGAGCTGACCAAAATGCTGGAAAAAGTGGCCCGGGAGAGCAGCGCCGGCACCCCTCGCGCCATCAACGAGGACATCCTCGACCAGGGCTACACGGTGGACGGTAATGATCTGGTGAATCATCTCAGCGTGCGTGAAGCCCATGCCGCGCAGATGCGCGCCAATCCCGACGCGGTGCGCGCGCAGTTGGGCGCCAGCGTCTGTCGCAACACCGGCTACCGCCAGCTGCTGGCCCGAGGTGCTGGCCTGCGTTACGAGTTCAGCGAGTACAAAAGCAATCGCCCAGTGACCTCCGAACGCTTCATCGCCCAGGATTGTGGCCTGAAAGCCAAGTCCAACTGATCGAGCCGGGTCCACCGTTCGTTCCGCGATCGACGTCCGCGGCTCATCATCACGAGCACCTCACCGCAATTGATTCGGTCTCCGTGAACTGGAAAAGATCCAGCGTCTGCCGCAAGCTGTAGTTGAGCGGCTCAACTGGGTCGCCCGGTTTCCGGCCCCATCCAGAAGAGCAGCTCCGAGAAGTTGATGAGCAAGGAGATTGCTATGCCCTATGATCCGGACGATTACCTCTCCCGGCACTTCCAGACCAGCGGAATCGACCTGACCCAGAAGGTCGATGAATTGATCAACCTCACCGTCCCCAGCGGCAGCCCCAACCTGGCGCTCTATCGCGAAATGCTGATAACCGTGGTGCGCATGGCCCAGGCCGACCGCAACCGCTGGGATGCCAAGATCATGCTGCAGACCCTGCGCGAAATGGAGCACGCCTTCAGCGTCCTGGAACAATTCAAGCGTCGCCGCAAGGTCACCGTCTTCGGTTCGGCGCGGACCCCGGAGGGCCACCCTATCTATGCCTTGGCGCGCCAACTGGGCGCGGAGCTCGCCAAGCGCGACCTGATGGTGATTACCGGTGCCGGTGGCGGCATCATGGCCGCGGCCCACGAAGGCGCGGGGCTGGAAAACAGCCTGGGCCTGAACATCACTCTGCCATTCGAGCAGCACGCCAACACAACGGTGAATGGAACCGAACACCTGCTGTCGTTCCACTTCTTCTTCGTGCGCAAACTGTTCTTCGTCAAAGAAGCCGACGCGCTGGTGCTGTGCCCTGGCGGCTTCGGCACCCTGGATGAGGCGTTGGAAGTCCTGACGCTGATCCAGACCGGCAAGAGCCCGGTGGTGCCGGTCGTACTGCTGGACGAGCCGGACGGCAGCTACTGGGAAGACGCCATCGGGTTCCTTCACGAACAACTGGAACGCAACCGCTACATCCTTCCAAGCGACATGAACCTGATGCGCCTGGTGCGCAATGCCGATGAGGCGGCAGCCGAAATCGCCCAGTTCTACCGCAACTACCACTCCAGCCGCTGGCTGAATGCCAGCTTCGTGATCCGCATGAACCACTCTCTCAGCGAGCGAGCGCTGGGCCAGATTCAGGAGCAGTTCGCTGACCTCTGCCTGGAAGGAACCTTCAGCCAGCAAGCCTACTCGGAGTCCGAGAAGGACGAACCGGAGTTCAGCGAACTGATTCGCTTGGCATTCCGCTTCAACGGCCGCGACCACGGCCGCCTGCGCGAACTCATTGATTTCATCAACCTGCCACAACATTGGGCCGACTGGGCCTGACCCGCTACACGGCCGCCACGGCCTGCGGCAAACCAGCCATGCGCCGTCGCGCATGGCGCTTGTCGGGAAATTCAGTCGTCCGGATTGCCGCGCAGGAGACGGCTGATCATTTCCATGGAATAGCCGCGGTAGGCGAGAAAGCGTCCTTGCTGGGCGCGCTCGCGGGCGTCCTGCGGTTGCTGCCCCTTGAACTTGCGGCGCCAGACATCGCGCAGCTGTTCTGTCCAGTCGATATCGGCTTCGCGCAGGGCCAGGTCTATCTCACCACGGGGCAAGCCACGTTGCGCCAGCTCCTCACGGATGCGCTGCGGCCCATAGCCGCCACGGGCACGGCTGGCGATGAAGCTTTCCAGATAACGGGATTCGGAGAGCAGCCCCTCTTCCGTCAGACGGTCGAGGGCACTGTCGATCAACTCGGGAGCGGCGCCGCGCTGACGCAACTTACGCGTCAGCTCGACTCGTCCATGTTCGCGCTGCGCCAATAGATCCATGGCAGCCCGCCGCACTGCGGCGGGGTTGTCGAGCACGACGGGCATGGGCGGATCAGAGGTCTACGTCGGCCAGATCATCAGCGTCGGCGGTGGCCGCAGACTTGTTGGCTGCGGCATCGACCAGCAGCTTCTCGCGAATGATCTTCTCGATGGCGCTGCCGACTTCCCGGTTTTCTTCCAGGTACTTGGCAGCGTTGGCCTTGCCTTGGCCGATCTTATTGCCCTGGTAGCTGTACCAGGCACCGGACTTCTCTACCAGGCCGAGCTGTACACCCAGGTCGATGATCTCGCCGGTACGGTAGATGCCCTTGCCGTACATGATCTGGAACTCGGCCTGGCGGAAAGGCGGAGCAACCTTGTTCTTCACGACCTTGACGCGAGTTTCGCTGCCCACGACTTCCTCGCCTTCCTTTACCGCGCCGGTACGGCGGATGTCGAGGCGCACGGAAGCGTAGAACTTGAGGGCGTTACCGCCGGTGGTGGTTTCCGGGTTGCCGAACATCACACCAATCTTCATACGGATCTGGTTGATGAAGATGACCAGGCAATTGGCATTCTTGATATTGCCGGTGATCTTGCGCAGGGCCTGGGACATCAGGCGCGCCTGGAGGCCGACGTGGGAGTCACCCATTTCACCTTCGATTTCGGCCTTCGGCACCAGGGCAGCCACGGAGTCGACGATGATCACGTCGACGGCGTTGGAGCGTACCAGCATGTCGGTGATTTCCAGGGCCTGCTCGCCAGTGTCCGGCTGGGAGACCAGCAGGTCGTCCACGTTCACGCCGAGCTTGCCGGCGTAGTCCGGATCCAGGGCGTGCTCAGCGTCGACGAAGGCGCAGGTCGCGCCCAGTTTCTGGGCTTCGGCGATGACGGAAAGGGTCAGGGTGGTCTTACCGGAAGACTCAGGACCGTAGATCTCGACGATACGGCCTTTCGGCAGGCCACCGATGCCAAGGGCGATGTCCAGGCCCAGGGAGCCGGTGGAAATGGCCGGGATGGCCTGGCGGTCGTGGTCGCCCATGCGCATGACCGCGCCTTTGCCGAACTGTTTCTCGATCTGGCCCAGGGCAGCAGCCAAGGCGCGCTTCTTGTTCTCGTCCATTGAAGTCCTCACTAAACTCAAGAGGGCCTGGCGGCCACCAACAACTGTATAAGTAGACAGTATTATTCCATAGGGCAAGTCGCGCGCCTACCCCTGGACGGCTTTTTCTCCTGCAGCTAGTCGGATCAGTCCTTGCAGCGCTTCTGCGACCGTCTGCCGGCGCACGGCCAGGCGATCCCCCGCGAACTGGCGGCGTACCGCCTCCACCTCCGCGCCATCGCCCCAGGCCAGCCAGACCGTGCCGACCGGCTTCTCCGGCGAGCCGCCATCGGGTCCGGCCACACCGCTTACCGCCACCGCAAAGCGAGCACCGCTGCGCTGCTGGGCCCCTCGCACCATGGCCTGGACCACCTCGCGACTCACCGCCCCCACTTGCTGAAACAGCTCGGCCGGCACCGCCAGTTGTGCGGTCTTCTGCCGATTGGAATAGGTGACGTAACCCGCCTCGAACCAGGACGAGCTGCCGGGAATGCGAGTGATCGCCTCGGCGATGCCTCCCCCCGTGCAGGACTCGGCGGTGCTCACCGATTCCCCACGCGCCGTCAATGTTTCACCCAGGCGGGCGGCCAGCGCTGTCAGTTCATCTTCGGAAACGGGCATGAGCACTCCGGGGTTAAAGCGAGCCAGCGGGATACCGTACACTAGCGCCTTTTGCGCGCAAGGCCAGGCAATGAGCGATCTCAGCGAACACACACCCATGATGCAGCAGTACTGGAAGCTGAAGAACCAGCATCCGGATCAACTGATGTTCTACCGCATGGGCGACTTCTACGAGATTTTCTACGAGGACGCCAAGAAGGCCGCCAAGCTGCTCGACATCACCCTGACCGCTCGCGGCCAGTCGGCGGGCAAGTCGATTCCCATGGCCGGCATCCCCTTCCATTCGGTGGAGGGCTACCTGGCCAAGCTGGTCAAGCTCGGCGAATCGGTGGTGATCTGCGAGCAGATCGGCGATCCAGCCACCAGCAAAGGCCCGGTGGAGCGCCAGGTGGTGCGCATCATCACCCCCGGCACCATCAGCGACGAAGCGCTACTGGATGAACGCCGCGACAACCTGCTGGCTGCGGTGCTGGGCGACGAGCGCCTGTTCGGCCTGGCGGTACTGGACATCACCAGCGGCCGTTTCAGCGTGCAGGAGATCAAGGGCTGGGAGAATCTGCTGGCTGAACTGGAGCGCTTGAACCCCGCCGAGTTGCTGATCCCAGACGACTGGCCCCAGGGGCTTCCGGCGGAAAAGCGGCGCGGCGTGCGCCGTCGTGCGCCATGGGACTTCGATCGCGACTCGGCGAAGAAGAGCCTCTGCCAGCAGTTCGGCGTCCAGGACCTCAAGGGCTTCGGCTGTGAAACCCTCAGCCTGGCCATCGGCTCCGCGGGTTGCCTGTTGGCCTATGCCAAGGAAACCCAGCGCACCGCCCTGCCCCACCTGCGCAGCCTGCGCCACGAACGCATCGACGATACCGTCATCCTTGATGCCGCCAGCCGCCGCAACCTGGAGCTGGACGTGAATCTCTCCGGCGGCCGCGACAATACCCTGCAATCGGTGATCGACCGCTGCCAGACCGCCATGGGCAGCCGTCTCCTGAGTCGCTGGCTGAATCGCCCGTTACGTGACCGTGCTGTACTGGAGGCCCGCCAGGACGCCATCGACTGCCTGCTGGACCGCTATCGCTTCGAAGGCCTGCAACCCCAGTTGAAGGAAATCGGCGACGTGGAGCGCATCCTTGCCCGAATCGGCCTGCGCAACGCACGTCCCCGTGACTTGGCGCGCCTGCGCGACGCCCTCGCCGCCCTGCCGCTGCTGCAGGACGCCATGACCGAGCTGGAAGTGCCGCATCTGAAGGGCCTTGCCGGCAATATCCGCACCTATCCGGAGCTGGCCGACCTCCTGGCCCGCGCCATCATCGACACCCCGCCCGCGGTCATTCGCGATGGCGGGGTGATCAAGACCGGCTACGACGCCGAGCTGGACGAACTGCAGGCGCTCAGCGAGAACGCCGGCCAGTACCTGATGGATCTGGAGGCCCGGGAAAAGGCCCGCACCGGTTTGCCGAACCTGAAGGTCGGCTACAACCGCATCCATGGCTACTACATCGAATTGCCGCGCGTGCAGGCCGAGCAGGCACCCGCCGACTACATCCGCCGCCAGACCCTGAAGGGCGCGGAACGCTTCATCACCCCGGAACTCAAGGCGTTCGAAGACAAGGCGCTGTCGGCCAAGAGCCGTGCCCTGGCACGGGAGAAAATGCTCTACGACGAACTGTTGGAGCTGCTGATCGAACAACTGGCTCCGCTGCAGGACACCGCCGCTGCCCTGGCCGAGCTGGACGTGCTGAGCAACTTCGCCGAGCGCGCGCTGAACCTCGACCTGAATCGCCCGCGCTTCGTCGACGAACCCTGCATGCGCATCGACCAGGGCCGCCACCCGGTGGTGGAGCAGGTGCTGGACACGCCCTTCGTGGCCAACGACCTGGCGCTGGATGACGCCACACGCATGCTGATCATCACCGGCCCGAACATGGGCGGTAAGTCCACCTACATGCGCCAGACCGCGCTGATTGTGCTGCTCGCCCATATCGGTTGCTTCGTGCCGGCGGCCAGTTGCGAGCTGTCGCTGGTGGACCGCATCTTCACCCG contains:
- a CDS encoding LOG family protein codes for the protein MPYDPDDYLSRHFQTSGIDLTQKVDELINLTVPSGSPNLALYREMLITVVRMAQADRNRWDAKIMLQTLREMEHAFSVLEQFKRRRKVTVFGSARTPEGHPIYALARQLGAELAKRDLMVITGAGGGIMAAAHEGAGLENSLGLNITLPFEQHANTTVNGTEHLLSFHFFFVRKLFFVKEADALVLCPGGFGTLDEALEVLTLIQTGKSPVVPVVLLDEPDGSYWEDAIGFLHEQLERNRYILPSDMNLMRLVRNADEAAAEIAQFYRNYHSSRWLNASFVIRMNHSLSERALGQIQEQFADLCLEGTFSQQAYSESEKDEPEFSELIRLAFRFNGRDHGRLRELIDFINLPQHWADWA
- the erdR gene encoding response regulator transcription factor ErdR yields the protein MASYEILIADDHPLFRSALQQALALGLGPDARLAEAASIAELETRLAERADWDLVLLDLNMPGAYGFSGLVLLRGQYPQIPVVMISAQEEASVVARSREFGASGFIPKSSPLEVIQDAVRAVLDGDAWWPPQLEEAQALSAEAKAASEGLASLTPQQFRVLTMVCEGLLNKQIAFELHVSEATVKAHVTAIFRKLNVRTRTQAALLLQQMESIPSA
- a CDS encoding DMT family transporter; translation: MRSQALRADILMLITAAIWGAAFVAQRLGMDAIGPFLYTGLRFTLGALILLPLLLVLPKPAVKQPFNRGMLLGGLLMGLALSLGINLQQVGLLFTTVTNSGFITGLYVIIVPLLGLFLGHRTGMGTWLGACLAVVGMFLLSVGEGFQVASGDWLQLAGACVWGVHVLLVGYFASRYDPIRLSILQFAVCAVVSLVLALVLEEIKVEAILQAGPAILYGGVIAVAIGYTLQVVAQRHAIASHAAIILSLEAVFAAIAGALMLDESLHPRGYLGCALMFTGMLVAQLWPQKAMAETVPTEAKA
- the mutS gene encoding DNA mismatch repair protein MutS, whose product is MSDLSEHTPMMQQYWKLKNQHPDQLMFYRMGDFYEIFYEDAKKAAKLLDITLTARGQSAGKSIPMAGIPFHSVEGYLAKLVKLGESVVICEQIGDPATSKGPVERQVVRIITPGTISDEALLDERRDNLLAAVLGDERLFGLAVLDITSGRFSVQEIKGWENLLAELERLNPAELLIPDDWPQGLPAEKRRGVRRRAPWDFDRDSAKKSLCQQFGVQDLKGFGCETLSLAIGSAGCLLAYAKETQRTALPHLRSLRHERIDDTVILDAASRRNLELDVNLSGGRDNTLQSVIDRCQTAMGSRLLSRWLNRPLRDRAVLEARQDAIDCLLDRYRFEGLQPQLKEIGDVERILARIGLRNARPRDLARLRDALAALPLLQDAMTELEVPHLKGLAGNIRTYPELADLLARAIIDTPPAVIRDGGVIKTGYDAELDELQALSENAGQYLMDLEAREKARTGLPNLKVGYNRIHGYYIELPRVQAEQAPADYIRRQTLKGAERFITPELKAFEDKALSAKSRALAREKMLYDELLELLIEQLAPLQDTAAALAELDVLSNFAERALNLDLNRPRFVDEPCMRIDQGRHPVVEQVLDTPFVANDLALDDATRMLIITGPNMGGKSTYMRQTALIVLLAHIGCFVPAASCELSLVDRIFTRIGSSDDLAGGRSTFMVEMSETANILHNASASSLVLMDEVGRGTSTFDGLSLAWAAAEHLARLRAFTLFATHYFELTVLPETEPVVANVHLNATEHNERIVFLHHVLPGPASQSYGLAVAQLAGVPGDVIQRAREHLARLETTSLPHEAPRQSPGQPTAPMQSDLFASLPHPVLDELARIKPDDLTPRQALELLYTLKSRI
- a CDS encoding CinA family protein, with the protein product MPVSEDELTALAARLGETLTARGESVSTAESCTGGGIAEAITRIPGSSSWFEAGYVTYSNRQKTAQLAVPAELFQQVGAVSREVVQAMVRGAQQRSGARFAVAVSGVAGPDGGSPEKPVGTVWLAWGDGAEVEAVRRQFAGDRLAVRRQTVAEALQGLIRLAAGEKAVQG
- the recX gene encoding recombination regulator RecX, with the protein product MPVVLDNPAAVRRAAMDLLAQREHGRVELTRKLRQRGAAPELIDSALDRLTEEGLLSESRYLESFIASRARGGYGPQRIREELAQRGLPRGEIDLALREADIDWTEQLRDVWRRKFKGQQPQDARERAQQGRFLAYRGYSMEMISRLLRGNPDD
- a CDS encoding quorum-sensing-regulated virulence factor family protein; amino-acid sequence: MLRLTALALCATLPFFAQATSLKDFELTKMLEKVARESSAGTPRAINEDILDQGYTVDGNDLVNHLSVREAHAAQMRANPDAVRAQLGASVCRNTGYRQLLARGAGLRYEFSEYKSNRPVTSERFIAQDCGLKAKSN
- a CDS encoding diacylglycerol kinase, with product MSPFKGQTGLKRVLNAAGYSLDGLRAAFVGEAAFRQLVLLNAVLIPLSFFLDVSRGERALMIGACLLALIVELLNSAVEAAIDRISLERHPLSKNAKDMGSAAQFTALALITAVWATILLG
- a CDS encoding tRNA-uridine aminocarboxypropyltransferase produces the protein MSHAVFRLRAECLARSPRPFVARGSRAPRCPECRVALDYCFCAWRPKVPVRSGVCLMMYYSEPMKPSNTGWLIADLVPDTWAFGWSRTEVDDALLALLEDPQWQPYLVFPGEYAESQRVVDRVEVEARKRPLFILLDATWTEARKMFRKSPYLDRFPVLSLSPEQISRYRLRRSKRDEHLCTAEVGALCLELAGDERAGGALNAYLDVFTERYLGAKRALPLDEASLAHQALSSYL
- the recA gene encoding recombinase RecA; translation: MDENKKRALAAALGQIEKQFGKGAVMRMGDHDRQAIPAISTGSLGLDIALGIGGLPKGRIVEIYGPESSGKTTLTLSVIAEAQKLGATCAFVDAEHALDPDYAGKLGVNVDDLLVSQPDTGEQALEITDMLVRSNAVDVIIVDSVAALVPKAEIEGEMGDSHVGLQARLMSQALRKITGNIKNANCLVIFINQIRMKIGVMFGNPETTTGGNALKFYASVRLDIRRTGAVKEGEEVVGSETRVKVVKNKVAPPFRQAEFQIMYGKGIYRTGEIIDLGVQLGLVEKSGAWYSYQGNKIGQGKANAAKYLEENREVGSAIEKIIREKLLVDAAANKSAATADADDLADVDL
- a CDS encoding LysR family transcriptional regulator; this encodes MRFTLRQLQVFVAVAQQESVSRAAAQLSLSQSAASTSLTELERQSGCQLFDRAGKRLSLNALGRQLLPQAVALLDQAREIEDLLNGKTGFGSLDVGATLTVGNYLATLLIGSFMQAHPECQVSLHVQNTANIVQQIALYELDLGLIEGDCQHPDIEVLPWVEDELVVFCAPQHPLAAKGQASLEELSREAWVLRERGSGTRLTFDQAMRHHPTPLNIRLELEHTEAIKRAVESGLGISCISRLALRDAFRRGSLVPVETPGIDLRRQFYFIWHRQKYQTAAMREFLDQCRALTAGVKRSDEIVLPPIA